From Labilithrix sp., a single genomic window includes:
- a CDS encoding acetyl-CoA hydrolase/transferase family protein, whose protein sequence is MKIFADAAEAIKLVQSGQRVFVHGSAATPSSLLAALLDRAGEITKIELVAISTLGALDWDRPNVRDHVFLNSLFVSANVRAWVDGHGADYTPVFLSEIPTLFREGYLPIDVALLQVSPPDAHGYCSLGTSVDAALAAMGMAKTIIVQINPRMPRTLGDSHLHVSRITAAIEETRELPEVSYAAEADAATEAIGRAVAALVEDGSTLQMGIGSIPDAVLRFLVDHKDLGIHTEMFSDGVVPLVERGVITNSQKKVERGKIVTTFVLGTRKVYDFVDDNPAVAFRDVSWVNDTSVIRKNQKVVAINSAIQIDLTGQVCADSIGTHQYSGIGGQMDFMRGASLSPGGKPIIALPSTTRKGISRIVPTLNVGAGVVTTRGHVQYVVTEHGVANLYGKGLQERARLLIGLAAPEHREALERAYRERFGAR, encoded by the coding sequence ATGAAGATCTTTGCGGACGCAGCGGAAGCGATCAAACTCGTCCAGAGTGGGCAGCGTGTGTTCGTCCATGGCAGCGCGGCAACGCCGTCGTCGCTCCTCGCGGCGCTCCTCGATCGCGCCGGCGAGATCACGAAGATCGAGCTCGTCGCGATCAGCACGCTCGGCGCGCTCGACTGGGATCGGCCGAACGTCCGCGATCACGTCTTCCTGAACTCGCTCTTCGTCTCGGCGAACGTGCGCGCCTGGGTCGACGGGCACGGCGCCGACTACACGCCGGTGTTCCTCAGCGAGATCCCCACCCTCTTCCGCGAAGGTTACCTCCCGATCGACGTCGCGCTCCTGCAGGTGTCGCCGCCCGACGCGCACGGCTACTGCTCGCTCGGCACCTCCGTCGACGCGGCCCTCGCGGCGATGGGGATGGCGAAGACGATCATCGTGCAGATCAACCCGCGCATGCCGCGGACGCTCGGCGACAGCCACCTCCACGTGTCGCGCATCACCGCCGCGATCGAGGAGACGCGCGAGCTCCCCGAGGTCAGCTACGCGGCCGAGGCCGACGCGGCGACGGAGGCGATCGGGCGCGCGGTGGCGGCGCTCGTGGAGGACGGCTCCACCCTGCAGATGGGCATCGGCTCGATCCCGGACGCGGTGCTCCGCTTCCTCGTCGATCACAAGGACCTCGGGATCCACACCGAGATGTTCAGCGATGGCGTCGTGCCGCTCGTGGAGCGCGGCGTCATCACGAACTCGCAGAAGAAGGTGGAGCGCGGGAAGATCGTGACGACGTTCGTGCTCGGCACGCGCAAGGTCTACGACTTCGTCGACGACAACCCCGCCGTCGCCTTCCGCGACGTCTCGTGGGTCAACGACACCTCCGTCATCCGCAAGAACCAGAAGGTGGTCGCGATCAACAGCGCGATCCAGATCGACCTCACCGGCCAGGTCTGCGCCGACTCGATCGGGACGCACCAGTACTCCGGCATCGGCGGGCAGATGGACTTCATGCGCGGCGCGTCGCTCTCGCCGGGCGGCAAGCCGATCATCGCGCTGCCTTCCACGACGAGGAAGGGGATCTCGCGCATCGTCCCGACGCTGAACGTCGGCGCCGGCGTCGTCACGACGCGCGGTCACGTGCAGTACGTCGTGACCGAGCACGGCGTCGCGAACCTGTACGGCAAGGGCCTGCAGGAGCGCGCGCGCCTCCTCATCGGCCTCGCCGCGCCGGAGCATCGCGAGGCGCTCGAGCGCGCCTACCGCGAGCGCTTCGGGGCGCGGTAG
- a CDS encoding coniferyl aldehyde dehydrogenase, whose amino-acid sequence MTLSENTQPISQPVILGPVAELGQTLMKMRQAARKSGPPDYDQRIEHLDKLEAAILARKNDLAKAVSMDYGSRSRHETLAAEILLVINEIKHVRTHLHEWMETEPREVSWMFLPGRAEVVMQPVGVVGIVSPWNYPLQLSLAPLVGALGAGCRVMIKPSEIAGDAAAAIKQLVADTFAPDHVTVVTGGADVAEAFTHLPLDHLVFTGSPRLGKIVMRAAAENLVPVTLELGGKSPAIVGEGYSLQQAAQKIMFGKCFNAGQTCVAPDYAILPKGRVDAFVEECRLAVNQMFPRLGQNSDYTTIINDAHYERLAGYIKNARDRGAKIIELNPMKEELDPNSRKMAPIILLHVKDEMDVMQEEIFGPILPIFTYEKLEEAINYVNDHPRPLALYYFDNNQRRIDKVLRETVSGGVTVNDVMLHVAQPDLPFGGAGPSGVGHYHGREGFETFTKKKPVFYQSRISATSMLRPPYAERIDWVLKQLLGK is encoded by the coding sequence ATGACGCTCTCCGAGAACACGCAGCCCATCAGTCAGCCCGTCATCCTCGGGCCCGTCGCGGAGCTCGGACAGACGCTGATGAAGATGCGCCAGGCGGCGCGGAAGAGCGGCCCCCCCGACTACGACCAGCGGATCGAGCACCTCGACAAGCTCGAGGCGGCGATCCTCGCGCGGAAGAACGACCTCGCGAAGGCGGTGTCGATGGACTACGGCAGCCGCTCGCGCCACGAGACGCTCGCGGCGGAGATCCTCCTCGTCATCAACGAGATCAAGCACGTCCGCACCCACCTCCACGAGTGGATGGAGACGGAGCCGCGCGAGGTCTCGTGGATGTTCCTCCCCGGCCGCGCCGAGGTCGTGATGCAGCCGGTCGGCGTCGTCGGCATCGTCTCGCCGTGGAACTACCCGCTCCAGCTCTCGCTCGCTCCGCTCGTCGGCGCGCTCGGCGCGGGCTGCCGCGTGATGATCAAGCCGAGCGAGATCGCGGGCGACGCGGCGGCGGCGATCAAGCAGCTCGTCGCCGACACGTTCGCGCCCGATCACGTCACCGTCGTCACCGGCGGCGCCGACGTCGCGGAGGCGTTCACGCACCTGCCGCTCGATCACCTCGTCTTCACCGGCTCGCCGCGCCTCGGCAAGATCGTCATGCGCGCGGCGGCGGAGAACCTCGTCCCGGTCACGCTCGAGCTCGGCGGCAAGTCGCCCGCGATCGTCGGCGAGGGCTACTCGCTCCAGCAGGCGGCGCAGAAGATCATGTTCGGCAAGTGCTTCAACGCGGGGCAGACCTGCGTCGCGCCCGACTACGCGATCCTGCCGAAGGGCCGCGTTGACGCGTTCGTCGAGGAGTGCCGCCTCGCGGTGAACCAGATGTTCCCGCGCCTCGGCCAGAACTCGGACTACACGACCATCATCAACGACGCGCACTACGAGCGCCTCGCGGGCTACATCAAGAACGCGCGCGACCGCGGCGCGAAGATCATCGAGCTCAACCCGATGAAGGAGGAGCTCGACCCGAACTCGCGCAAGATGGCGCCGATCATCCTCCTCCACGTGAAGGACGAGATGGACGTGATGCAGGAGGAGATCTTCGGGCCGATCCTCCCGATCTTCACGTACGAGAAGCTCGAGGAGGCGATCAACTACGTCAACGATCACCCGCGGCCGCTCGCGCTCTACTACTTCGACAACAACCAGCGCCGCATCGACAAGGTGCTGCGCGAGACGGTGAGCGGCGGCGTCACCGTCAACGACGTGATGCTCCACGTCGCGCAGCCCGACCTGCCTTTCGGCGGCGCGGGCCCGAGCGGCGTCGGCCACTACCACGGCCGCGAGGGCTTCGAGACGTTCACGAAGAAGAAGCCGGTCTTCTACCAGAGCCGCATCAGCGCGACCTCGATGCTGCGCCCGCCCTACGCCGAGCGCATCGACTGGGTGTTGAAGCAGCTCCTCGGAAAGTGA
- a CDS encoding CehA/McbA family metallohydrolase — protein MKRALVVALASCLALTGCSKFQVVDFAMSSARRLPRERRAVGPYQVLAGDMHCHVRPPDAAYHVSRELTDTYRLALEEGLDFVVLTPHVPSRFFLDPEQREWVRATQQVLGAKIAQLSQPTGPLLLPGMEYTDYRYGHLGLSFGDVDAVLDEVPLASLERRPELFFEAWQAKGGLATINHPFLEPLPRAPIAELHYDLTWRGFSSAPVPSEIAWLTRHANAIETWNESIGHVRDRWFAGDPDWELRQATHLVQRLARAEQRRVTPVGGSDSHGGWLRPTTWVLATERTPAAIRAGLVAGRTCVRSPDACTLEVRGAGGAFHAAGAAITSARGAVEARSHGGEATYFVNGAVAATAEDGATTRLSVPGTCALVHVRVNDGVSAPVYVDCGWAETNQANSLNKPNQTNMGPPFSSARW, from the coding sequence ATGAAGCGCGCGCTCGTCGTGGCGCTCGCGTCTTGCCTAGCGCTCACGGGATGCAGCAAGTTCCAGGTCGTCGACTTCGCGATGTCGAGCGCGCGTCGCCTCCCGCGCGAGCGCCGCGCCGTCGGGCCCTACCAGGTCCTCGCCGGCGACATGCACTGCCACGTGCGCCCGCCCGACGCGGCGTACCACGTGTCGCGCGAGCTCACCGACACGTACCGGCTCGCGCTCGAGGAAGGCCTCGACTTCGTCGTGCTCACGCCGCACGTCCCGTCGCGCTTCTTCCTCGATCCCGAGCAGCGCGAGTGGGTGCGCGCGACGCAGCAGGTCCTCGGCGCGAAGATCGCGCAGCTCTCCCAGCCGACGGGGCCGCTCCTCCTCCCGGGCATGGAGTACACCGACTATCGCTACGGTCACCTCGGGCTCTCGTTCGGCGACGTCGACGCGGTGCTCGACGAGGTCCCCCTCGCCTCGCTGGAGCGACGGCCCGAGCTCTTCTTCGAGGCGTGGCAGGCGAAGGGCGGCCTCGCGACGATCAACCATCCTTTCCTCGAGCCGCTGCCGCGCGCGCCGATCGCGGAGCTCCACTACGACCTCACCTGGCGGGGCTTCTCGAGCGCGCCGGTCCCCTCCGAGATCGCGTGGCTCACGCGGCACGCGAACGCGATCGAGACGTGGAACGAGAGCATCGGCCACGTCCGCGATCGCTGGTTCGCCGGCGACCCGGACTGGGAGCTGCGCCAGGCGACGCACCTCGTCCAGCGCCTCGCGCGCGCCGAGCAGCGACGGGTCACGCCCGTCGGCGGCTCCGACTCCCACGGCGGCTGGCTTCGCCCGACGACGTGGGTCCTCGCGACCGAGCGCACGCCGGCCGCGATCCGCGCCGGCCTCGTCGCCGGACGCACGTGCGTGCGCTCCCCGGACGCGTGCACGCTGGAGGTCCGCGGCGCGGGCGGGGCGTTCCACGCGGCCGGCGCCGCGATCACGAGCGCGCGCGGCGCGGTGGAGGCGCGATCGCACGGCGGCGAGGCGACGTATTTCGTGAACGGCGCCGTCGCCGCGACGGCGGAGGACGGCGCGACGACGCGGCTCTCCGTCCCCGGCACCTGCGCGCTCGTGCACGTCCGCGTGAACGACGGCGTCTCGGCGCCGGTCTACGTCGACTGCGGCTGGGCGGAGACGAATCAGGCCAATTCGTTAAACAAGCCAAATCAGACAAACATGGGACCGCCCTTCTCGAGCGCGCGCTGGTAG
- a CDS encoding TM2 domain-containing protein, protein MNYPPNAPPPGGYGAPPPGGYGPPPGGYGPPPPPPGMGMAPMMGGPMQQAPFGVDPMTGMPYSDKSKMVAGLLNILLPFVGICGVGRFYTGHIGLGVAQLLLGWLTCGIWPLIDGILMLMGKVPDAQGRPLRD, encoded by the coding sequence ATGAACTACCCCCCGAACGCCCCTCCGCCCGGTGGATACGGCGCACCGCCTCCCGGCGGCTACGGCCCTCCGCCCGGAGGCTATGGTCCTCCGCCTCCGCCGCCCGGCATGGGCATGGCGCCGATGATGGGTGGACCGATGCAGCAGGCGCCGTTCGGCGTCGACCCGATGACGGGCATGCCGTACTCGGACAAGTCGAAGATGGTCGCGGGCCTCCTCAACATCCTCCTGCCGTTCGTCGGCATCTGCGGTGTCGGCCGCTTCTACACCGGCCACATCGGCCTCGGCGTCGCGCAGCTCCTCCTCGGCTGGCTGACGTGCGGGATCTGGCCGCTCATCGACGGCATCCTGATGCTGATGGGCAAGGTCCCCGACGCCCAGGGCCGCCCGCTCCGCGACTGA
- a CDS encoding DUF1232 domain-containing protein: protein MSRSLKRLGWTTALWRYLRDGEASIFGKLLAVFAVLYVVMPVDLIPDVPLIGWLDDLGVVALVGAWLTKRIAEYRAPDEVGLRPRRPFSVMP from the coding sequence ATGAGTCGCTCGCTCAAGAGGCTTGGTTGGACGACGGCGCTCTGGCGCTACCTCCGTGACGGGGAGGCGTCGATTTTCGGCAAGCTCCTCGCGGTGTTCGCGGTGCTCTACGTCGTCATGCCGGTGGACCTCATCCCCGACGTCCCGCTCATCGGCTGGCTCGACGACCTCGGCGTGGTCGCGCTCGTGGGTGCGTGGCTGACGAAACGGATCGCGGAGTACCGCGCGCCCGATGAGGTAGGTCTGCGGCCACGTCGGCCCTTCTCCGTCATGCCCTGA
- a CDS encoding glutathione S-transferase, with protein sequence MITVHHLEKSRSHRVLWLLEELGVPYEMKTYARDPKTLLAPPVLAEVHPLGKSPVVVDGESTVAESAAILEYLVDRHGEGRLVPKPGTPEHLKYRYWMHYAEGSAMSPLLLKLVFSEIKRKAPWPVKPIAKAIANQVLSTFVDPNLATHFGWVESQLAKSPWFAGEEMTIADIQMSYPVEGSFVRSDLGDRPKTRAWLDRVQARPAYQRALEKGGPMFV encoded by the coding sequence ATGATCACCGTGCACCACCTCGAGAAGTCACGTTCGCATCGCGTCCTCTGGCTCCTCGAGGAGCTCGGCGTCCCCTACGAGATGAAGACGTACGCGCGGGACCCGAAGACGCTCCTCGCTCCGCCCGTGCTCGCGGAGGTCCATCCCCTCGGCAAGTCGCCCGTCGTCGTCGACGGCGAGAGCACGGTGGCGGAGTCGGCCGCGATCCTCGAGTACCTCGTCGATCGCCACGGCGAGGGCCGGTTGGTCCCGAAGCCGGGGACGCCGGAGCACCTGAAATACCGGTACTGGATGCACTACGCGGAGGGGTCCGCGATGTCGCCGCTCCTCTTGAAGCTCGTCTTCAGCGAGATCAAGCGCAAGGCGCCGTGGCCGGTGAAGCCGATCGCGAAGGCGATCGCGAACCAGGTCCTCTCCACCTTCGTCGATCCGAACCTCGCGACCCACTTCGGCTGGGTCGAGTCCCAGCTCGCGAAGAGCCCCTGGTTCGCGGGGGAGGAGATGACGATCGCCGACATACAGATGAGCTACCCGGTCGAGGGCAGCTTCGTCCGCTCGGACCTCGGCGACCGCCCGAAGACGCGCGCCTGGCTCGATCGCGTCCAGGCCCGCCCCGCCTACCAGCGCGCGCTCGAGAAGGGCGGTCCCATGTTTGTCTGA
- a CDS encoding secondary thiamine-phosphate synthase enzyme YjbQ, which translates to MQMHQEVLDVSTRGRGFVDLSERVQAVIAKAGVKTGLCTVFVQHTSASLVIQENADPAVRRDMQAWIDRVAPEDERAYEHDDEGPDDMPSHLRATITKTSETIPITKGRLALGTWQALYLWEHRRAAHTRRVVVHVQGL; encoded by the coding sequence ATGCAAATGCATCAGGAGGTCCTCGACGTTTCGACCCGGGGCCGGGGCTTCGTCGATCTCTCCGAGCGCGTCCAGGCGGTGATCGCGAAAGCGGGCGTGAAGACGGGCCTCTGCACGGTCTTCGTCCAGCACACGAGCGCGTCGCTCGTCATCCAGGAGAACGCGGACCCGGCCGTGCGGCGGGACATGCAGGCGTGGATCGACCGCGTCGCGCCCGAAGACGAGCGCGCCTACGAGCACGACGACGAGGGCCCCGACGACATGCCCTCGCACCTCCGCGCGACCATCACGAAGACGAGCGAGACGATCCCCATCACGAAGGGACGCCTCGCCCTGGGCACCTGGCAAGCCCTCTACCTCTGGGAGCACCGCCGCGCCGCTCACACGCGGCGCGTCGTGGTGCACGTGCAGGGTCTTTAG
- a CDS encoding DUF2914 domain-containing protein, with protein sequence MVYASGVSVRVVDPVPYAPSPRDKLKAFLKQHGRKLWWLHSAYALGLGVSVVVFAQKGFDHARWLAVSIGAAWMLVVLFFRIHGSGKGQANAALAGSTKHRVRFFAMTYALKNLYQGMLFFLLPFYWKSTTFWTPNAWFVVLLGVCAFLSTMDIVFDRVVFKFRALASVFHAVALFGCLNLVVPALFPDTRTLYSLLIAVGIASVAFWSIHFSLAMLKERIWIILFVLSTGGAVAGAYYARPAIPPVPMYVAKGAVGPMVLSDGRLAMVVRELHPSAIDKLIAITDVVVPGGKGDRLLHVWRHNGHEVHRATETTSKVDGPAGTVRLRSGLTGRDLPKNLVGDWSVDVETQDGQLVGRATFLVVE encoded by the coding sequence ATCGTATATGCTTCCGGGGTGTCCGTTCGCGTCGTCGACCCCGTCCCGTACGCGCCGTCGCCTCGCGACAAGCTGAAGGCGTTCCTCAAGCAGCACGGGCGGAAGCTCTGGTGGCTCCACTCGGCCTACGCGCTCGGCCTCGGCGTCAGCGTCGTCGTGTTCGCGCAGAAGGGCTTCGACCACGCGCGCTGGCTCGCGGTCTCGATCGGCGCGGCGTGGATGCTCGTCGTCCTCTTCTTCCGCATCCACGGCTCCGGCAAGGGCCAGGCGAACGCCGCGCTCGCCGGCTCGACCAAACATCGCGTCCGCTTCTTCGCGATGACGTACGCGCTGAAGAACCTCTACCAGGGGATGCTCTTCTTCCTCCTCCCCTTCTATTGGAAGTCGACGACGTTCTGGACGCCCAACGCGTGGTTCGTCGTCCTCCTCGGCGTCTGCGCGTTCTTGTCGACGATGGACATCGTCTTCGATCGCGTCGTCTTCAAGTTCCGCGCGCTCGCCTCGGTGTTCCACGCCGTCGCGCTCTTCGGCTGCCTCAACCTCGTCGTGCCCGCGCTCTTCCCCGACACGCGCACGCTCTACTCGCTGCTCATCGCGGTCGGCATCGCGTCCGTCGCGTTCTGGTCGATCCACTTCAGCCTCGCGATGCTGAAGGAGCGCATCTGGATCATCCTCTTCGTCCTCTCGACCGGCGGCGCGGTCGCCGGCGCGTACTACGCGCGCCCCGCGATCCCGCCCGTCCCGATGTACGTCGCGAAGGGCGCGGTGGGTCCGATGGTCCTCTCGGACGGGCGCCTCGCGATGGTCGTGCGCGAGCTGCATCCGAGCGCGATCGACAAGCTCATCGCGATCACCGACGTCGTCGTCCCCGGCGGCAAGGGCGACCGCCTCCTCCACGTCTGGCGCCACAACGGCCACGAGGTCCACCGCGCGACGGAGACGACGTCGAAGGTCGACGGCCCCGCCGGCACCGTCCGCCTCCGCTCCGGCCTCACCGGCCGCGACCTCCCGAAGAACCTCGTCGGCGACTGGTCGGTGGACGTCGAGACGCAAGACGGCCAGCTCGTCGGCCGCGCGACCTTCCTCGTCGTCGAGTAG
- a CDS encoding tRNA-dihydrouridine synthase, translating to MYGRKPVILAPLEDVSDVVFRRVCRSLGAEITLTEFVNVEGLLRGCRNARRKIQLADDDLLTAIQIYGADPERLAEAARYAESAEPFFIDINCGCWVPKISGRGAGAGWLRDPASMVAMAKMVVESVALPVTVKTRIGLGPESHMPIVDLARRLEDAGVAAITIHCRTANMGHTGNADWTWAQRAREVVSIPVIVNGDVRSAEDAHRAIDSTGCAGVMIGRRAIEHPWIFREARAFLADGTVVAPPTDEERIALCKHHLTANVEMRGEPFGVRCTRRHLSGYLTGLRGASQLRRALNLCDSLQGCLDILDGWSSRAAA from the coding sequence ATGTATGGCCGGAAGCCGGTCATCCTCGCTCCGCTCGAGGACGTCTCCGACGTCGTGTTCCGGCGCGTCTGCCGCTCGCTCGGCGCCGAGATCACGTTGACCGAGTTCGTCAACGTCGAGGGCCTCCTCCGCGGATGCCGCAACGCACGACGGAAGATCCAGCTCGCCGACGACGACCTCCTCACCGCGATCCAGATCTACGGCGCCGATCCCGAGCGCCTCGCCGAAGCGGCGCGCTACGCCGAGTCGGCGGAGCCCTTCTTCATCGACATCAACTGCGGGTGCTGGGTCCCGAAGATCTCCGGCCGCGGCGCCGGCGCGGGCTGGCTCCGCGACCCCGCCTCGATGGTCGCGATGGCGAAGATGGTCGTCGAGAGCGTCGCGCTCCCCGTCACGGTGAAGACGCGCATCGGCCTCGGCCCCGAGTCGCACATGCCGATCGTGGACCTCGCGCGGCGCCTCGAGGACGCCGGCGTCGCCGCGATCACCATCCACTGCCGCACCGCCAACATGGGCCACACCGGCAACGCGGACTGGACGTGGGCCCAGCGCGCGCGCGAGGTCGTGTCGATCCCCGTCATCGTCAACGGCGACGTGCGCTCGGCCGAGGACGCCCACCGCGCGATCGACTCGACCGGCTGCGCCGGCGTCATGATCGGACGCCGCGCGATCGAGCACCCGTGGATCTTCCGCGAGGCGAGGGCGTTCCTCGCGGACGGCACCGTCGTCGCGCCCCCGACCGACGAGGAGCGCATCGCGCTCTGCAAGCACCACCTCACCGCGAACGTCGAGATGCGCGGCGAGCCCTTCGGCGTCCGCTGCACGCGCCGCCACCTCTCCGGCTACCTCACCGGCCTCCGCGGCGCCTCGCAGCTCCGGCGCGCCCTGAACCTGTGCGACTCGCTCCAGGGCTGCCTCGACATCCTCGACGGCTGGTCCAGCCGCGCGGCGGCCTGA
- a CDS encoding pyridoxal phosphate-dependent aminotransferase, with translation MTFSRRSQVGSTETNALTLALASARAEARFLDLTASNPTTAGLPYDQAAILSALDQRAALVYEPQPLGLASAREVVAKRLGIDPARVAITASTSEAYAVLFKAFCDPGDEVLVPSPSYPLLDWLASFEGITLRRYPLVYAGSWHVDVEALARAVGPKTRAIVAVAPNNPTGQYLSAHELDAMLAHELPVISDEVFASYPLATRRSDRLATVVHAKEGLVFALSGLSKLAALPQMKLGWIAAGGDPARVNEALARLELVLDAYLSVGAPVQHALPELLHAGELTADAIRRRTKDNLAVARAAAAKHDLVTQLDVEAGWYVTWRVPATMSDEEWALTLLREDGVYVHPGYFFDMSGAHLVLSLLTPEPDFRDGIERIVRRIR, from the coding sequence GTGACCTTCTCCCGCCGCTCCCAGGTCGGCTCCACCGAGACGAACGCGCTCACCCTCGCGCTGGCGAGCGCGCGCGCCGAGGCCCGCTTCCTCGACCTCACCGCGTCGAACCCGACCACGGCGGGACTCCCCTACGATCAAGCCGCGATCCTGAGCGCGCTCGATCAACGCGCCGCGCTCGTCTACGAGCCGCAGCCGCTCGGGCTCGCGAGCGCACGCGAGGTCGTCGCCAAGCGCCTCGGGATCGATCCCGCGCGCGTCGCGATCACCGCGAGCACGAGCGAGGCCTACGCCGTGCTCTTCAAGGCGTTCTGCGATCCGGGCGACGAGGTCCTCGTCCCCTCCCCGAGCTACCCGCTCCTCGACTGGCTCGCCTCCTTCGAAGGCATCACCCTCCGCCGCTACCCCCTCGTCTACGCCGGGAGCTGGCACGTCGACGTCGAGGCGCTCGCGCGCGCGGTCGGACCGAAGACGCGCGCGATCGTCGCCGTCGCGCCGAACAACCCGACCGGCCAGTACCTCTCGGCGCACGAGCTCGACGCGATGCTCGCGCACGAGCTCCCCGTGATCAGCGACGAGGTGTTCGCGTCGTACCCGCTCGCGACGCGACGCTCCGATCGCCTCGCGACGGTGGTCCACGCGAAGGAGGGCCTCGTCTTCGCGCTCTCCGGCCTCTCGAAGCTCGCCGCGCTCCCGCAGATGAAGCTCGGCTGGATCGCGGCCGGCGGCGATCCCGCGCGCGTCAACGAAGCGCTCGCGCGGCTCGAGCTCGTCCTCGACGCGTACCTCTCCGTCGGCGCGCCGGTCCAGCACGCGCTCCCCGAGCTCCTCCACGCCGGCGAGCTCACCGCCGACGCGATCCGGCGGCGGACCAAGGACAACCTCGCCGTCGCGCGCGCCGCCGCCGCGAAGCACGACCTCGTCACGCAGCTCGACGTCGAAGCAGGCTGGTACGTCACCTGGCGCGTGCCGGCGACGATGAGCGACGAAGAATGGGCGCTCACGCTCCTCCGCGAGGACGGGGTCTACGTGCATCCCGGTTACTTCTTCGACATGAGCGGCGCCCATCTCGTCCTGAGCCTCCTCACCCCCGAGCCGGACTTCCGCGACGGGATCGAGCGCATCGTCCGCCGCATCCGATGA
- a CDS encoding phospholipase D family protein, with protein MERTERSEPTERTMRARLLVDGEHYDHFIATRIREAQVSVWIATANLKTMLVEAPVGTRARARGKYVSFFETLGDLARRGVDVCILHASPPSRPLAAEMRRLGANGVKLRQCPRVHLKMIAIDGRLLYLGSANLTGAGLGAKGEGRRNFELGVVTDDETMLDRTQARFDRIWRGAECAGCAMKRECPRPLSLTSLGSSPRKCRSPSAPPAPSSRARSA; from the coding sequence ATGGAGCGGACCGAGCGGAGCGAGCCGACGGAGCGGACGATGCGCGCGCGGCTGCTCGTCGACGGGGAGCACTACGACCACTTCATCGCGACGCGGATCCGCGAGGCGCAGGTCAGCGTGTGGATCGCGACCGCGAACCTGAAGACGATGCTCGTCGAGGCGCCCGTCGGCACGCGCGCGCGGGCGCGCGGGAAGTACGTGTCGTTCTTCGAGACGCTCGGCGACCTCGCGCGACGCGGCGTCGACGTATGCATTCTGCATGCTTCACCGCCGTCGCGTCCGCTCGCGGCGGAGATGAGGCGGCTCGGCGCGAACGGCGTGAAGCTCCGGCAGTGTCCGCGCGTGCACCTCAAGATGATCGCGATCGACGGACGGCTCCTCTACCTCGGCAGCGCGAACCTCACCGGCGCGGGGCTCGGCGCGAAGGGCGAAGGCCGCCGCAACTTCGAGCTCGGCGTCGTCACCGACGACGAGACGATGCTCGATCGCACCCAGGCGCGCTTCGACCGGATCTGGCGCGGCGCCGAGTGCGCGGGCTGCGCGATGAAGCGCGAGTGCCCGCGCCCGCTCTCGCTCACTTCGCTCGGAAGCTCGCCACGAAAGTGTCGAAGTCCTTCCGCGCCGCCTGCACCGTCTTCTCGGGCCCGGTCAGCTTGA